In Sphingobacterium sp. PCS056, the following proteins share a genomic window:
- a CDS encoding histidine phosphatase family protein → MKKTFYFIRHGQTDLNLKGIVQGRGVNSPLNETGLAQAQAFYDAYKDIPFDKIYTSTLLRTHQTVESFIRDGISWQELEGLDEISWGIYEGKEQDESIMSGFNELVSAWKNGELDVSVDEGESPNALMLRQREAIAHMVKQEHEETVLVCMHGRALRIILCLLTGVDASKMDEFPHTNTALYKLTYDHDQFEIIDYYNTKHLEVLTNG, encoded by the coding sequence TTGAAAAAGACTTTTTATTTTATTCGCCATGGACAGACCGATCTGAATTTGAAAGGTATTGTTCAGGGGCGTGGCGTGAATTCTCCACTTAATGAAACGGGACTGGCACAAGCTCAGGCTTTTTATGATGCTTATAAAGATATCCCGTTTGATAAAATTTATACCTCAACCTTATTGAGAACACATCAGACAGTAGAATCTTTTATCAGAGATGGTATTTCTTGGCAAGAACTCGAGGGTTTAGATGAAATTAGTTGGGGAATCTACGAAGGTAAAGAGCAAGACGAATCTATCATGAGTGGATTCAATGAGCTGGTCTCAGCATGGAAAAATGGTGAATTGGATGTCAGTGTAGATGAGGGGGAATCTCCTAATGCATTGATGTTACGTCAACGTGAGGCCATCGCACATATGGTTAAACAAGAGCATGAAGAAACCGTATTGGTCTGTATGCATGGTCGCGCATTACGTATTATTCTTTGCCTATTGACAGGAGTAGATGCCTCAAAAATGGATGAATTTCCTCATACAAACACTGCCTTATATAAATTAACGTATGATCATGATCAATTTGAAATTATTGACTATTATAATACGAAACATCTAGAGGTATTGACAAATGGATAA
- the mqnE gene encoding aminofutalosine synthase MqnE, which yields MDAKEKLNFLLSNPLLDSELRNIANKVLQEERITFDEGVYLYKNAELGYLGVLANYIREKRHGDITFFNRNFHIEPTNVCVYDCKFCSYSRMIKERAEGWEMEVDGMMDIVKKYDDEAVTEVHITGGVVPKQNLDFYAEFFKRCKAHRPELHIKGLTPVEYYYIFKKAKLSHYEGMKYLQSCGLDSMPGGGAEIFHPEIREQIAHDKCTAEQWLDIHEQAHKLGMHTNATMLYGHIEEFWHRVDHMERLRQLQDKTGGFQTFIPLKFRNKENQMSHIPEVSVIEDLRNYAIARIYLDNFDHIKAYWAMISRDTAQMSLAFGVDDIDGTLDDTTKIYSMAGAEEQNPGMSTQQLVELIRKVGRHPIERDTLYQVVTDYKDVVFEDDSKKKNYYALPVVNN from the coding sequence ATGGATGCTAAAGAAAAATTAAATTTCTTACTTTCTAATCCGCTTTTGGATAGTGAGTTAAGAAATATAGCAAATAAAGTGTTGCAAGAAGAACGCATCACATTTGATGAGGGTGTATACCTTTATAAAAATGCCGAATTGGGTTATTTGGGTGTTTTAGCGAATTATATTCGGGAGAAAAGACATGGGGATATCACATTTTTCAATCGTAACTTTCATATTGAGCCTACGAATGTGTGTGTTTACGATTGTAAGTTCTGTTCATATTCCCGTATGATCAAAGAGCGTGCAGAAGGATGGGAAATGGAGGTAGATGGTATGATGGACATCGTAAAGAAATATGATGATGAAGCCGTTACGGAAGTTCATATTACTGGAGGTGTCGTGCCCAAACAAAATCTTGATTTCTATGCCGAATTTTTTAAAAGATGTAAGGCACATCGTCCAGAATTGCACATTAAAGGTTTAACGCCAGTAGAATATTACTATATATTCAAGAAGGCAAAACTGAGCCATTATGAAGGTATGAAATATTTGCAGTCTTGTGGTCTGGATTCGATGCCTGGTGGTGGAGCAGAAATCTTCCATCCAGAGATCAGAGAGCAGATTGCACATGATAAATGTACTGCAGAACAATGGCTAGATATTCACGAGCAAGCACATAAATTAGGGATGCATACCAACGCAACCATGCTATACGGTCATATTGAAGAGTTTTGGCATCGTGTGGATCACATGGAAAGATTGCGTCAACTGCAAGATAAGACTGGAGGTTTTCAAACTTTTATTCCATTGAAATTTCGAAATAAAGAAAATCAAATGTCACATATTCCCGAGGTTTCTGTTATTGAAGACTTGAGAAATTATGCCATAGCTCGTATTTATTTGGATAATTTTGATCATATTAAAGCCTATTGGGCAATGATTTCAAGGGATACAGCTCAAATGTCATTGGCATTTGGTGTTGATGATATTGACGGAACATTGGATGATACGACGAAGATCTACAGTATGGCAGGAGCTGAGGAGCAGAACCCGGGTATGTCAACGCAGCAGTTGGTTGAGTTGATTCGCAAGGTAGGACGTCATCCAATAGAGCGTGATACCTTATATCAGGTTGTCACCGATTACAAGGATGTAGTTTTTGAAGACGATAGCAAGAAAAAAAATTATTATGCACTACCTGTTGTAAATAATTAA
- a CDS encoding ABC transporter ATP-binding protein, whose product MKTYFRLLSFAKPIEKYAIPYIICTLITVVFSTLNLALLAPLLQTLFNTDQVSSHVVLAKPDGYFDILGYFNYYASLANQQFGAYGALKYVCIVIVISVFISNLFRYLAQRIMENLRIHTLLNLRKTVFDNVMDLHLGYFNGQRKGDIISKVSSDVQVVQYSVTGTLQVAFKEPLQLIAYLVMLFVISAKLTLFAMLVIPVSAFFISKIVKTLKAQAIAGQTSYANMISFLDEALSGVRIIKAFNGTNFVKKRFNDENDRYAGIMRAMARRQQMGSPVSELLGVIMVAIILLYGGNLVLSGSDEFGASEFIAYIAIFSQVMRPAKALTDAFSNIHNGIAAGERVLELIDTKSEVTDKPNAKKVTDFKKAIEFQHVDFAYGEKNILKHINLIIEKGKTIALVGPSGGGKSTLVDLIPRFMDVTAGQILFDGIDLRDLDQESLRTMIGVVNQESILFNDTIFNNITFSNTSATQQEVENAAKIANAHEFILKTESGYQTNIGDRGAKLSGGQRQRICIARAVLKNPPIMLLDEATSALDTESEKLVQDSLYKLMDNRTTVVIAHRLSTIQNADKIVVIDGGQIVEFGSHTELIQKEGLYRKLIDMQQFTD is encoded by the coding sequence ATGAAAACTTACTTTAGGTTATTATCTTTTGCCAAACCCATTGAGAAATACGCAATTCCGTATATTATCTGCACCCTAATTACGGTTGTATTCAGCACATTGAATTTGGCGTTATTAGCTCCTTTGTTGCAAACTCTTTTCAATACAGATCAAGTTTCTTCTCATGTAGTATTAGCAAAGCCCGATGGATATTTTGATATTCTCGGTTACTTCAATTATTATGCAAGTCTGGCTAACCAACAGTTCGGTGCTTATGGTGCATTGAAGTATGTCTGTATCGTGATCGTAATTTCCGTTTTTATAAGCAATTTGTTTCGTTATTTAGCCCAACGAATTATGGAAAATTTGCGTATTCACACTTTATTGAATTTACGGAAGACGGTATTTGATAATGTCATGGATCTACATTTAGGCTATTTTAATGGACAGCGTAAAGGCGATATTATTTCCAAAGTATCTTCTGATGTTCAGGTTGTACAGTATTCTGTTACAGGCACATTGCAGGTTGCTTTTAAAGAGCCACTTCAACTCATTGCATATCTGGTTATGTTATTTGTTATTTCTGCAAAACTGACTTTATTCGCTATGCTCGTCATTCCAGTATCTGCTTTTTTTATATCTAAAATTGTTAAAACTTTAAAGGCACAAGCGATTGCTGGTCAAACATCTTATGCGAATATGATTTCTTTCTTAGATGAGGCATTATCTGGTGTTCGTATCATTAAAGCCTTCAACGGAACAAATTTCGTTAAAAAAAGATTTAATGATGAGAATGATCGTTATGCGGGTATCATGCGTGCAATGGCAAGGCGCCAACAAATGGGTTCACCGGTATCTGAATTGTTAGGTGTGATTATGGTCGCTATCATTTTATTATATGGTGGTAATCTGGTTTTATCAGGGAGTGATGAGTTTGGAGCATCTGAGTTTATTGCCTATATCGCTATCTTCTCACAAGTAATGCGTCCTGCAAAAGCATTGACAGATGCATTTAGTAATATTCATAATGGTATTGCGGCTGGTGAGCGTGTACTGGAATTGATTGATACCAAAAGTGAAGTTACTGATAAGCCTAATGCGAAGAAAGTTACTGATTTTAAAAAAGCGATTGAGTTTCAGCATGTAGATTTCGCTTATGGTGAGAAAAACATTTTAAAACATATCAATCTAATTATTGAAAAGGGAAAAACAATAGCGCTGGTCGGTCCTTCTGGAGGGGGTAAATCTACTTTGGTGGATTTAATTCCGCGTTTTATGGATGTTACAGCAGGTCAAATTTTGTTTGACGGTATAGATTTAAGGGATCTAGATCAAGAATCTCTACGCACAATGATAGGTGTAGTGAATCAAGAGTCTATCTTATTTAATGACACCATCTTTAATAATATTACCTTTTCCAATACATCTGCGACCCAGCAAGAGGTTGAGAATGCTGCCAAAATAGCTAATGCTCATGAATTTATCTTGAAAACAGAATCCGGTTATCAAACGAATATTGGTGATCGTGGCGCTAAACTTTCTGGTGGCCAGCGACAACGAATTTGCATCGCGCGAGCTGTATTGAAAAACCCACCCATTATGTTATTGGACGAGGCAACTTCGGCATTAGATACGGAATCCGAAAAACTAGTTCAAGATTCCTTATATAAGCTTATGGATAATCGTACTACGGTAGTCATTGCACATCGATTAAGCACCATTCAGAATGCAGATAAAATTGTGGTGATAGATGGTGGCCAAATTGTAGAATTTGGAAGTCATACAGAATTGATTCAGAAAGAGGGTTTGTATAGAAAATTGATCGATATGCAACAGTTCACAGATTAA
- a CDS encoding pyridoxal phosphate-dependent aminotransferase codes for MQIEVAKRLQQTEEYYFSKKLREIDELNKAGARVINLGIGSPDLPPHPEVIQTLTTEAAKANVHGYQNYKGSPILRQAIADWYQRYYQATFNPNTEILPLIGSKEGIVHICMTYLQEGDEVLIPNPGYPAYAAAVRLSGATAITYDLSEETDWLPDLKKLSENDLSKVKLMWINYPHMPTGSSANEGFYLELIAFAKANHILICHDNPYSFILTDSPKSIMSIEGAKDVALELNSLSKSSNMAGWRIGMLVGAEERINEVLRFKSNMDSGMFLPAQLAAAKALQLDQSWYQELNGIYNERRALVFEIMNMLGCIYKKNQVGLFVWAKVPDSYESGYALSDEVLNQSRVFITPGGIFGTAGNSYIRISLCASVEVLQEAIERIKEVKETN; via the coding sequence ATGCAAATAGAAGTTGCCAAAAGGTTGCAACAAACCGAAGAATATTATTTCTCAAAAAAATTAAGAGAAATTGATGAGCTCAATAAAGCAGGTGCTCGTGTGATTAATTTAGGTATCGGAAGCCCAGACTTACCACCTCATCCTGAAGTAATTCAGACCTTGACGACAGAAGCGGCTAAAGCCAATGTACATGGCTATCAAAACTATAAAGGCTCGCCTATATTGAGACAAGCTATTGCAGATTGGTATCAACGCTATTATCAGGCAACATTCAATCCAAATACAGAAATTTTACCTTTAATAGGTTCTAAAGAAGGTATTGTTCATATTTGCATGACTTACTTGCAAGAAGGTGATGAGGTTTTAATACCAAACCCGGGATATCCTGCTTATGCCGCTGCAGTGCGACTAAGTGGAGCCACAGCTATTACCTATGATTTATCTGAGGAAACAGATTGGTTACCTGATCTTAAAAAGCTTTCTGAAAACGATTTATCGAAAGTAAAACTGATGTGGATCAACTATCCACATATGCCTACGGGCTCTAGTGCGAATGAAGGATTTTATCTTGAATTGATTGCTTTTGCAAAGGCAAACCATATTTTAATCTGCCACGATAACCCTTATAGTTTTATCTTGACAGACAGCCCTAAGAGTATTATGTCTATTGAAGGAGCAAAAGATGTTGCCTTAGAACTTAATTCATTAAGTAAGTCATCGAACATGGCTGGATGGCGAATCGGTATGTTAGTGGGTGCAGAAGAACGTATCAATGAAGTGCTGCGATTTAAAAGCAACATGGATTCTGGCATGTTCTTGCCAGCACAGCTTGCTGCGGCCAAAGCATTACAATTAGATCAATCGTGGTATCAAGAATTAAATGGAATCTACAATGAAAGAAGAGCATTAGTTTTTGAAATCATGAACATGCTAGGCTGTATCTACAAAAAAAATCAAGTTGGTTTATTTGTGTGGGCAAAAGTTCCTGACAGTTACGAATCGGGCTACGCTCTTAGTGATGAGGTATTAAATCAATCACGTGTCTTCATTACTCCAGGAGGTATATTTGGAACTGCTGGAAACTCCTATATCAGAATTAGTTTATGTGCTTCAGTTGAAGTGTTGCAAGAGGCTATTGAGCGAATTAAAGAAGTTAAAGAAACGAATTAA
- a CDS encoding prephenate dehydrogenase yields MINIAIIGVGLIGGSVAMKLKEKHFCDQVFGVDKSDANLTKALQIGFIDQKATLEEALEKCKVIILTAPVDAIISLAPKLLDLVTDQVIIDMGSTKLNILQLISEHPNRGRYVAAHPMAGTEYSGPEAALPNLFKDKMMVYVEAFKSDEDAFELADSITEQLEMRTSFMTAEEHDTHTAYVSHISHLTSFALALTVLEKEKSQGRIFELAGSGFESTVRLAKSSPDMWTPIFKQNRVNVLEVLEENIKQLQALKDAIQEENYTQLHKLIKKSNKIKRIIK; encoded by the coding sequence ATGATAAATATAGCCATTATTGGCGTCGGTTTAATTGGTGGCTCAGTCGCCATGAAACTAAAAGAAAAGCATTTTTGTGATCAGGTATTTGGTGTCGACAAAAGTGATGCTAACTTAACAAAAGCATTGCAAATTGGCTTTATCGATCAGAAAGCAACGTTGGAAGAGGCACTAGAAAAATGCAAGGTCATTATTCTCACGGCTCCTGTGGATGCGATTATCTCGTTGGCACCAAAATTATTAGATCTAGTAACAGACCAAGTCATTATTGACATGGGATCTACTAAGCTTAATATTTTACAATTGATCTCAGAACATCCCAATCGTGGTCGGTATGTGGCGGCTCACCCTATGGCAGGGACTGAATATTCTGGCCCAGAAGCAGCTTTACCAAACTTGTTCAAAGATAAAATGATGGTCTACGTGGAGGCTTTTAAATCTGATGAAGACGCTTTTGAACTCGCAGATTCCATTACTGAACAACTGGAAATGCGCACGTCATTTATGACTGCGGAAGAACATGATACCCATACCGCTTATGTTTCACATATCTCCCACCTGACTTCTTTTGCGCTAGCCTTAACGGTATTAGAAAAAGAAAAATCACAGGGCAGGATATTTGAATTAGCGGGTTCTGGATTTGAATCCACAGTACGTTTGGCTAAAAGCTCTCCCGATATGTGGACACCTATTTTTAAACAAAATAGAGTAAACGTATTAGAAGTATTGGAAGAAAATATTAAACAGTTGCAAGCTCTGAAAGATGCTATTCAAGAGGAAAACTATACACAATTACATAAGTTGATTAAAAAATCAAATAAAATAAAGCGCATTATAAAATAA
- a CDS encoding O-acetylhomoserine aminocarboxypropyltransferase/cysteine synthase family protein codes for MSTNKNLKFETLQVHAGQVADPTTGARAVPIYQTSSYVFENAEHGANLFALKQFGNIYTRLMNPTTDVFEKRIAALEGGVAAVAVASGQAAQFIALNNILEAGDNFVSSSHIYGGTYNQFKVAFKRIGIEVRFTKETTAEEFESLINENTKALYLETIGNPSYDIPDFDKIAAVAKKHDLPLIVDNTFGAGGYLFKPLEHGASVVVESATKWIGGHGTSIGGVIVDGGTYNWGNGKFKQFSEPSEGYHGLVFADVFGPDGPFGNIQFAIRARVEGLRDFGPAISPFNSFQLIQGLETLSLRVQRHVDNTLEIARWLEAHPQVEQVNYPGLKSSPSYSNAQKYLKNGYGAVLSFQIKGDVTKADAFIDSLELISHLANVGDTKSLIIHPAATTHQQLSAEAQKAAGVFVGLLRLSVGIEHVDDIKDDLQQAFDKIK; via the coding sequence ATGTCTACAAATAAAAATTTAAAATTCGAAACTCTACAAGTTCATGCAGGACAAGTTGCAGACCCAACTACTGGCGCACGTGCAGTACCTATATATCAAACCAGCTCATACGTATTTGAAAATGCGGAACATGGCGCTAACTTATTTGCATTAAAACAGTTTGGAAACATCTATACCCGTCTGATGAATCCGACAACAGATGTTTTTGAAAAACGCATTGCTGCATTAGAAGGTGGTGTTGCTGCAGTGGCGGTTGCCTCTGGTCAAGCTGCGCAGTTCATCGCATTAAATAATATTTTAGAGGCTGGTGATAATTTTGTGTCGAGTAGCCATATTTATGGAGGTACATACAATCAATTCAAAGTTGCATTTAAAAGAATTGGAATTGAGGTCCGCTTCACGAAAGAGACAACAGCTGAGGAGTTTGAGTCATTGATCAATGAAAATACGAAAGCATTATACTTAGAAACAATTGGAAATCCAAGTTATGATATTCCTGATTTTGATAAAATAGCTGCAGTTGCTAAAAAACACGATTTACCTTTAATCGTAGATAACACTTTTGGAGCTGGGGGCTATCTATTCAAACCGCTAGAGCATGGTGCTTCTGTTGTTGTCGAATCTGCGACAAAATGGATTGGCGGACATGGAACAAGTATTGGCGGTGTCATCGTTGATGGTGGTACATATAACTGGGGCAATGGTAAATTTAAACAATTTTCTGAACCTTCTGAAGGATATCATGGATTGGTCTTCGCAGATGTATTTGGCCCAGATGGTCCATTTGGCAACATCCAATTTGCAATCCGTGCACGTGTGGAAGGCCTTCGTGATTTCGGACCGGCTATATCACCTTTCAACTCATTCCAGCTTATACAAGGTCTAGAAACGCTTTCGCTACGTGTTCAGCGTCATGTAGACAACACCCTAGAAATCGCTAGATGGTTAGAAGCGCATCCGCAAGTTGAGCAAGTGAACTATCCGGGCTTGAAAAGCTCACCAAGTTATTCAAATGCACAGAAATACCTAAAAAATGGATATGGAGCGGTTCTTTCTTTTCAGATAAAAGGCGATGTCACTAAAGCCGATGCTTTTATAGATAGCCTAGAGTTAATTAGCCATCTAGCAAATGTTGGTGATACAAAATCATTGATCATCCACCCAGCCGCTACAACACACCAGCAACTCAGTGCAGAGGCACAAAAAGCAGCAGGAGTATTTGTTGGGTTATTACGGTTATCGGTAGGAATTGAGCATGTCGATGATATTAAAGATGATTTACAACAAGCTTTCGATAAAATAAAATAA
- a CDS encoding homoserine dehydrogenase, with translation MSKKLTIGMFGFGVVGQGLYDIIKTKNLNLEIKKFVIKNADKKRSLAPELFTTDAEAVLGDPDINTVVELIDDAEAAYALTVRALKSGKNVVSANKKMIATHLEELAAIQQEYGTSLLYEGAVCGSIPIIRNLEEYYDNELLHAVTGIFNGSSNFILSKVFNENQPYADALKEAQDLGFAETDPTLDVGGFDPKFKLTIVASHAYGIYVNPDDVFNIGIDKLGAQDIRFAKEKNFKIKLIPTAREINNSKVVLYVIPKFISADNILFNVENENNGVLVKAAFADEQFFYGKGAGGHPTGSAVLSDITALRYDYRYEYKKHLNIDALSYSNDHEIKVYLRYEEDNLIEKLGFTEIIERYYAPDFKYIIGTINLKQITAHKDEINQIGNFIAEIG, from the coding sequence ATGAGTAAGAAATTAACGATTGGAATGTTTGGATTTGGAGTTGTAGGACAAGGATTGTACGACATTATCAAGACTAAAAACTTAAATTTAGAAATTAAAAAATTTGTCATCAAGAATGCTGACAAGAAAAGATCACTTGCCCCAGAGTTGTTTACAACGGATGCAGAAGCTGTATTAGGCGATCCAGATATCAATACAGTCGTAGAATTAATCGATGATGCAGAAGCAGCATATGCTTTAACAGTTCGTGCGCTTAAATCTGGAAAAAATGTTGTTTCAGCAAACAAAAAAATGATTGCTACGCATTTGGAGGAATTAGCGGCTATCCAACAAGAATATGGCACTAGCTTACTTTATGAAGGAGCTGTATGTGGAAGTATACCCATTATTCGTAATCTGGAAGAATACTATGACAATGAATTATTACATGCTGTAACAGGTATCTTCAATGGTTCATCGAACTTTATTCTGTCAAAAGTATTCAACGAGAATCAACCTTACGCTGATGCATTGAAGGAAGCACAAGATCTCGGGTTTGCAGAAACCGACCCCACTTTAGATGTTGGTGGATTTGATCCAAAATTTAAATTGACCATTGTCGCTTCACATGCCTATGGTATCTATGTCAATCCAGATGATGTGTTCAATATTGGTATTGATAAATTAGGTGCACAAGATATACGTTTTGCCAAAGAAAAAAACTTTAAAATTAAACTTATCCCTACTGCACGTGAAATCAATAACAGTAAGGTAGTCCTTTATGTCATTCCTAAATTTATCAGTGCAGATAATATTTTGTTTAATGTAGAGAATGAAAATAATGGTGTACTTGTGAAAGCAGCTTTTGCCGACGAGCAATTTTTCTACGGAAAAGGCGCAGGCGGTCACCCTACTGGATCTGCTGTCTTATCTGATATCACAGCTTTGCGTTATGATTATAGATATGAGTATAAGAAACATTTAAACATCGATGCACTATCTTATAGCAATGATCATGAAATTAAAGTGTATTTAAGATATGAGGAAGACAACCTGATCGAAAAACTAGGTTTTACTGAAATCATCGAAAGATACTATGCTCCTGACTTTAAATATATCATCGGGACGATCAATCTTAAGCAAATCACAGCACATAAAGATGAAATCAATCAAATAGGTAATTTCATCGCTGAGATCGGTTAA
- the radC gene encoding RadC family protein has product MSKLVIRDWAEADRPREKLLEQGRRVLSDAELLAILIGSGSREETAVELCKRILSRSQHNLDNLSKMDVVDLCEFKGIGQAKAITIIAALELGRRRKEADQIKKPLLNSSKRVYDYFKYQLQDLPHEEFWVLYLNTACKVLDKQLIGRGGNDFTPVDIRIILRYALNCTANSMILIHNHPSGTCQASQADKILTKKIIDASTLMDIRVNDHVIFTDNGYFSFRDEGLMD; this is encoded by the coding sequence ATGAGTAAACTAGTCATTCGAGATTGGGCGGAAGCAGATCGTCCAAGGGAAAAATTATTAGAACAAGGACGCCGTGTATTGTCAGATGCTGAACTACTCGCTATTTTAATTGGTTCAGGTTCTCGAGAGGAGACCGCAGTAGAGCTCTGCAAAAGAATCTTATCACGATCGCAACATAATCTGGATAACCTTTCTAAAATGGATGTCGTAGATTTATGTGAATTTAAAGGGATCGGACAAGCAAAAGCTATTACAATAATAGCGGCCCTAGAATTGGGGCGTAGACGTAAAGAAGCTGATCAGATAAAAAAACCATTGCTGAATAGCAGTAAACGGGTGTATGATTATTTTAAATATCAATTACAAGATCTTCCTCACGAAGAGTTTTGGGTACTGTATCTCAATACAGCCTGCAAAGTATTGGATAAACAGCTGATTGGTAGAGGAGGGAATGATTTTACACCAGTTGATATCCGTATTATCTTACGTTATGCACTTAATTGCACTGCTAATTCCATGATATTAATTCATAATCATCCCTCGGGAACTTGTCAAGCTAGTCAAGCGGATAAAATATTAACAAAAAAAATTATAGATGCATCCACGCTAATGGACATTCGAGTCAATGATCATGTGATCTTCACAGACAATGGGTACTTCAGTTTTCGCGATGAAGGATTAATGGATTAA
- a CDS encoding peptidylprolyl isomerase yields MSKAIIKTEKGDMTVQFYTADAPNTVANFIKLAKEGYYDGLTFHRVLPDFVIQGGCPNSREGASGMPGTGGPGYKIDCELTGENQYHDRGVLSMAHAGRNTGGSQFFICHSRNNTAHLDRNHTCFGKVVENVDIVDDIRQGDRILSIEVIED; encoded by the coding sequence ATGAGTAAAGCGATTATTAAAACAGAAAAAGGCGACATGACTGTACAATTCTATACAGCAGATGCTCCAAATACAGTTGCAAATTTCATCAAATTAGCTAAAGAAGGGTATTATGATGGCCTGACTTTTCACCGTGTCCTTCCTGATTTCGTAATCCAAGGTGGATGTCCTAATTCACGCGAAGGTGCTTCTGGGATGCCTGGAACAGGTGGTCCTGGTTACAAAATCGATTGTGAATTGACTGGAGAAAATCAGTATCATGATAGAGGTGTTTTATCAATGGCTCATGCAGGTCGTAATACAGGTGGTTCACAATTTTTCATCTGTCATAGCCGTAACAATACAGCTCATTTGGATAGAAATCATACCTGTTTTGGTAAAGTTGTTGAAAATGTTGACATCGTTGACGATATCCGTCAAGGTGACCGTATTTTAAGTATTGAAGTTATTGAAGACTAG
- a CDS encoding DUF5606 domain-containing protein yields the protein MNLRALVSVTGKPGLFKLVGQNKGGFILETLDSAKIKSVVSLSSTKMATLEDITIYGEDEEIRLLNVFETIKEKGLSVDPKADGETLRNTFREIAPGHDESRVYSSDIKKIFTWYNIIKDLPLFEEEAPAPLV from the coding sequence ATGAATTTAAGAGCATTAGTTTCTGTAACAGGAAAACCAGGGTTGTTCAAATTAGTTGGACAGAATAAAGGTGGATTTATTTTAGAGACTTTAGATAGCGCTAAGATTAAATCTGTAGTAAGTTTATCTTCTACAAAAATGGCGACTTTAGAAGACATCACAATTTACGGAGAAGATGAAGAAATCCGTTTATTAAATGTTTTTGAAACAATCAAAGAAAAAGGATTGTCGGTAGATCCAAAAGCAGACGGTGAGACATTACGCAATACTTTCCGCGAAATTGCACCAGGTCATGATGAATCTCGTGTATACTCATCAGATATCAAAAAGATCTTTACATGGTACAATATTATTAAAGATTTGCCTTTATTTGAAGAAGAAGCACCCGCACCTTTAGTGTAA